In Carettochelys insculpta isolate YL-2023 chromosome 31, ASM3395843v1, whole genome shotgun sequence, a single window of DNA contains:
- the LOC142004136 gene encoding interleukin-1 receptor antagonist protein-like: protein MTCSKEIRQLQEAEDAPKLKLLCGHRRSHGHSTQHAHRPARMCQSSFYDFSPSSFRKDHPPSAHASHRKAVDDVSTVIVREAAEEPREEARWRMNRLTRSVTDVDLMRALSRTLVEDPVSFSNSSFTLAETLIYRYTRSKQYTIRDEAHKSLVLRRHAGQAQLVAMYLQGPQTREEVKLNLDLYRSPYNTPKRLNPVAMNLVESNSVENSLYLCCVMAGGNPMLQVEKVKGPMKEIRSGDLERFIFFRNNSGSVTSFESAAHPGWFLSTLKANNKTVQVVNQTGAQDITDFYVVEILSSNLRLSV, encoded by the exons ATGACATGCTCCAAAGAAATCCgtcagctgcaggaagcagaagaTGCGCCGAAGCTCAAGCTGCTGTGTGGGCACAG GAGAAGCCATGGCCACAGTACCCAACATGCTCACCGACCTGCTAGGATGTGCCAG AGCTCCTTCTACGACTTCAGCCCTTCCTCCTTCCGCAAGGATCACCCGCCGTCAGCGCACGCCAGCCACAGGAAGGCCGTTGACGATGTCAGCACAGTGATCGtcagggaggctgcagaggagcCTCGAGAGGAGGCAAGATGGAGGATGAATCGGCTTACCAGATCTGTCACAGACGTTGACCTCATGCGGGCGCTCAGCAGGACCCTGGTGGAAG ATCCTGTGTCCTTCTCCAACTCCTCCTTCACGCTTGCAGAGACCTTAATCTACAGATACACCCGCTCCAAGCAGTATACAATCAGAGACGAGGCACACAAGAGTTTAGTTCTGCGGCGACATGCTggccaggcccagctggtggcGATGTATTTACAGGGCCCCCAAACCCGTGAAGAAG TGAAATTAAACCTGGATTTGTACCGCTCCCCTTACAACACTCCAAAGCGCCTCAATCCCGTCGCCATGAACCTGGTAGAAAGCAACTCTGTGGAAAACAGCCTGTATCTGTGCTGTGTGATGGCTGGAGGCAACCCaatgctgcaggtggag AAGGTGAAGGGACCCATGaaagagatccggagcggggatcTGGAGCGTTTCATCTTTTTCCGGAACAATTCTGGGTCAGTGACCAGCTTCGAGTCTGCCGCCCATCCCGGCTGGTTCCTCAGCACCTTGAAAGCCAACAACAAAACCGTCCAGGTGGTGAACCAAACCGGAGCGCAGGACATCACCGATTTTTACGTGGTAGAAATCCTATCCTCCAATCTGCGGTTATCGGTTTAG